A stretch of DNA from Anaeromyxobacter sp.:
GCCCGGCGCCTCCCCGGCCGCCCCCAGCCTGGCCGCCGGCGCGGGCCAGCCGGGGGCGCCGGCGCGGGCCCCGGGCCGGGCCACCCAGCTGGTCATGATGATGGACGGGTTCGACTTCCTGAAGGGCACGCCGCTCTTCAAGGAGCTGGCCCTCGACGAGATGAAGGCCGTCTACCAGGCCTGCGAGATCCGGCGGTTCAAGGCCGGCGAGGTGCTCATCGAGCAGGACCAGCCGGGCGCGGCGCTCTTCGTCCTGCGCAAGGGCACGGCCCGCGTGCTGCGCCGCAGCGCCCGGGAGGAGGCCATGGCGCGCATGGGCCCGGGCTCGCCGGCCGGCGAGATGGCGCTGGTGGACGACGCCCCCACCAGCGCCCGGGTGGTGGCCGAGGTGGACGTGGAGGCGTTCTGCATCACCCGCGAGCGCTTCCAGAAGCTCCTGGCGCTGAACGACCGCATGGCGGTGAAGCTGCACCGCTTCTTCGTGGCGACCCTGGCCAGGCGGCTGCGCTCCACCAGCGAGCGGCTGGCGGGCAAGGCGTGACGCCCCTGGACGGCCCCACCGAGCTGCGCGTCGGCGCCGACACGGCCAACCACGTCTGCCTGCGGCCGCTGCGCCGCTCCTACCCGGCCACCCAGGAGTTCTGGGACGGCAACTGGCTGAAGGTGGACCTGGAGGTGCGCGCCGGCGCCTTCCGCGGCCGCTTCGAGGCCGACCTGCGCTGCGAGGAGTTCGAGCGCTTCGCCGAGCAGCTGGCGGCGCTGCAGGCCTCCGGCCGGGGCGAGGCCCTGCTGGAGACCATGGAGGGCTGGGTCTCGCTCCGGCTGGTGGCGGACCAGCGCGGCCACCTCGAGGGGACCTGCGAGGTGCGGGACGACCCCGCGCTGGGGAGCTGCCTGCGCTTCGGGCTCACCTCCGACCTGGCCCACCTCCCGCCCATGCTGGCGGCGCTGGGGCTGATCCTGGTGGCCTTCCCGGTGGTGGGGCAGCCGGACGAGGCGGACGGGGCCGGCTTCGAGGAGCCGTGACCGGGGCGCCGCGCCCGGCCAGCGACAGCGCCGCCGCCCCTCAGTTGCAGCGCAGCAGCGCCTCGGCCAGCTCGCCGGTGAAGCCCGGCTGCAGGTAGGAGACGAAGGCCCAGAGCGCCACCAGCGCCAGGAGCACCAGCAGGACGGCCCGGAGCACGGTGCGGCTCACGTGGCGCGCGCCGGGGCGGCGCCGAGGCGCGCCACCGGGACCTCGCGGACGGGCAGGTTGAGGAGCGCGGCCAGCAGCGCCAGCCCCACCGAGAGCCACCAGACCACGTCGTAGCTGCCGGTCAGCACGTAGAGCCGCCCGCCCAGCCAGCCGCCCAGGAAGGCGCCCACCTGGTGGAACAGGAAGACGATGCCGCCCAGCAGGGCGAAGTCGTCGGGGCCGAAGACGGTGGCCACCGTGCCGTTGGTGAGCGGCACCGTGGAGAGCCAGAGCAGCCCCATGGCGGCGCCGAAGGCCCAGGCCGTCACCTCGGTGACCGGCAGGAGGATGAAGGCCGCCAGCACCACCGCCCGCGCCGCGTAGAGCCCCACCAGCAGGCCGGGCTTGCTCAGGCGGCCGCCCAGGAGCCCGGCCAGGTAGGAGCCGGCGATGTTGAAGAGCCCCACCAGCGCCAGCACCACCGCGCCGGTCCGGGGCGGCAGGCCGCGGTCGGTGAGGAAGGCCGGCAGGTGCGTGGCGATGAAGACCACGTGGAAGCCGCACACGAAGAAGCCCATCGAGAGCAGCCAGAAGCCGCGGTGGGCCAGCGCCTCGGCCAGCACGGCCCGCAGCGGCCGGATGGCCCGGCGCGTCGCCCCGGCGG
This window harbors:
- a CDS encoding MFS transporter, with the protein product MTGPASRGWRSPAVILGAGALLLAISLGIRHAFGLFLAPMSRDHGWTREVFAFAIALQNLVWGLAQPVAGRLADRLGAARVILVGSALYVAGLVLMAGAHTGTMLAASAGLVIGLGLSGTTMPVVFGAIVRSTPPERRSLAMGVAMSVGSLGQFAMLPGALSAIEAFGWGATLLGLAALGVLMAPLAAALGERPAAGATRRAIRPLRAVLAEALAHRGFWLLSMGFFVCGFHVVFIATHLPAFLTDRGLPPRTGAVVLALVGLFNIAGSYLAGLLGGRLSKPGLLVGLYAARAVVLAAFILLPVTEVTAWAFGAAMGLLWLSTVPLTNGTVATVFGPDDFALLGGIVFLFHQVGAFLGGWLGGRLYVLTGSYDVVWWLSVGLALLAALLNLPVREVPVARLGAAPARAT